A genomic region of Ictidomys tridecemlineatus isolate mIctTri1 chromosome 10, mIctTri1.hap1, whole genome shotgun sequence contains the following coding sequences:
- the Angptl1 gene encoding angiopoietin-related protein 1, with translation MKAFFWTLGVLFFLLMGTGYCRGGQLKIKKINQRRYPRATDSKEETKKCAYTFLVPEQKITGPICVNTKGQDAGAIKDMITRMDLENLKDVLSRQKQEIDVLQLVVDVDGNIVNEVKLLRKESRNMNSRVTQLYMQLLHEIIRKRDNSLELSQLENKILNVTTEMLKMATRYRELEVKYASLTDLVNNQSVMITLLEEQCLKIFSRQDTHMSPPLVQVVPQHIPNSHQYTPGLLAGNEIQRDPGYPRDLMPPPDLATSPTKSPFKIPPVTFINEGPFKDCQQAKEAGHSLSGIYLIKPENSNGPMQLWCENSLDPGGWTVIQKRTDGSVNFFRNWENYKKGFGNIDGEYWLGLENIYILSNQDNYKLLIELEDWSDKKVYAEYSSFRLEPESEFYRLRLGTYQGNAGDSMMWHNGKQFTTLDRDKDMYAGNCAHFHKGGWWYNACAHSNLNGVWYRGGHYRNKHQDGIFWAEYRGGSYSLRAVQMMIKPID, from the exons ATGAAGGCTTTCTTTTGGACCCTAGGTGTGCTCTTTTTTCTACTAATGGGCACTGGATACTGCAGAGGTGGgcagttgaaaataaaaaaaataaaccagaggAGATACCCTCGTGCCACAGACAgtaaagaggaaacaaagaaatGTGCATACACATTCCTGGTACCTGAACAAAAAATAACAGGGCCAATCTGTGTCAACACCAAAGGGCAAGATGCAGGTGCCATCAAAGACATGATCACCAGGATGGACCTGGAGAACCTGAAGGACGTACTCTCCAGGCAGAAGCAAGAGATAGATGTTCTGCAACTGGTGGTGGATGTAGATGGAAACATTGTAAATGAGGTAAAGCTGCTCAGGAAAGAAAGCCGGAACATGAACTCCCGCGTCACTCAACTCTATATGCAACTATTGCATGAAATTATCCGTAAGAGGGATAATTCACTTGAACTTTCCCAGTTGGAAAATAAAATCCTCAATGTCACTACAGAAATGTTGAAGATGGCAACAAGGTACAGGGAATTGGAGGTGAAATATGCTTCCCTGACGGATCTTGTCAATAACCAGTCTGTGATGATCACTCTATTGgaagagcagtgtttgaagataTTTTCCCGACAAGATACCCACATGTCTCCCCCTCTCGTTCAGGTGGTACCACAACACATTCCTAACAGTCATCAGTACACCCCTGGTCTGCTGGCAGGGAATGAGATACAAAGGGATCCAGGTTATCCCAGAGACTTAATGCCACCACCTGATTTGGCAACTTCTCCTACCAAAAGCCCTTTCAAGATACCACCAGTAACTTTCATCAATGAAG GGCCATTCAAAGACTGTCAGCAAGCAAAAGAAGCTGGGCATTCACTCAGTGGGATTTATCTGATCAAACCTGAAAACAGCAATGGACCAATGCAGTTATGGTGTGAGAACAGTTTGGATCCTGGGGGTTGGACTGTAATTCAGAAAAGAACAGATGGCTCTGTCAACTTCTTCAGAAACTGGGAGAATTATAAG aAAGGGTTTGGAAACATTGATGGAGAATATTGGCTTGGACTGGAAAATATCTATATACTTAGCAATCAAGACAATTATAAGTTGTTAATTGAATTAGAAGATTGGAGTGATAAAAAAGTCTATGCAGAATACAGTAGTTTTCGTCTGGAACCTGAAAGTGAATTCTACAGACTGCGCCTAGGAACTTACCAGGGAAATGCAGGGGATTCTATGATGTGGCATAATGGAAAACAATTTACCACACTGGATAGAGATAAAGATATGTATGCAG gaaACTGCGCCCACTTTCATAAAGGAGGCTGGTGGTACAATGCCTGTGCACATTCTAACCTAAATGGAGTATGGTACAGAGGAGGCCATTACAGAAACAAGCACCAAGATGGAATTTTTTGGGCGGAATACAGAGGCGGGTCATACTCTTTGAGAGCAGTTCAGATGATGATCAAGCCCATTGACTGA